The genomic region GAACTCATCACCGAGGCGGCCCGTGACATGGCCGTCGCGGACCTGGGCCGCTCCACGGCCCTGCTCAAGACGGCGGTGATCCGATGACCGCCACGCACCACGCAGGCACCTCCGGTGGGGCCCCGGCGGAGAGCCAGGCCGGGACCAAGGCCGGGACCAAGGCCGGGACGCCTGCCGGGACGCCTGCCGGGGTCCCGGCATCGGGGGAGGCGGCGGAAGCGCCGCCGTCGTCCGCTCCCGCCATGGCAGCGCGCGCCGCGCTCACCCTGCCGCACACCCACGTGGACAGCGTCTTCATCGACGGAGCCTGGACAGCAGCCCGCGGCACCGGCCGCAACCCGGTCACCGACCCCGCCACCGGCGAAGTGTGGGGCTCCGTCCCGGACGGCACCGCCGAGGACGTGGACGCCGCCGTCGCGTCCGCCCGGCGAGCCTTCGAAGGGGAGTGGCCGCGGCTGGCACCGTCCGAGCGTGCCGCCTATCTGCTGCGCATCGCCGAGGAAGTGGAAAAGCGCGCGGAGGACCTCTCGCTGACCAACACTCGGGAAAACGGTTCGCCCGTCTCCGAATCCTCGGGGGCGGCAGCGAATGCCGCGGGCATCTTCCGCTACTTCGCCACGCTCGCCGGCTACCTGGAGCGCGAGGATGTGCGCGCCTTCCCGCGCGGCGGCGGTGAATCCGTGGTGCGGCGTGACCCGATCGGCGTGTGCGCGCTGATCGCGCCATGGAACTTCCCCATCAACCTCGTTGTCATCAAACTCGCCCCGGCGCTGCTGGCCGGGTGCACCGTGGTGATCAAACCGGCGTCGCCCACGCCGCTGTCGCTCCGCGTGATCATCGACGCCGTGGCCGCTGCCGGAGTTCCGGCCGGCGTGGTCAACCTGGTCACCGGCTCCGGACGGCTGGGCGACGCGCTGGTGAAGCACCCTGGCGTGGACAAGGTGGCCTTCACAGGTTCGACGCCGGTAGGCCGGAAGATCGCGGCCGCCTGCGGGGAACTGCTGCGCCCTGTCACCCTGGAACTGGGCGGGAAGTCGAGCGCGATCGTGATGCCGGACGCCGATCTGGACGCCATGTCCAAGGTCCTGATCCGTTCGTCCATGCGCAACACCGGGCAGACCTGCTACATCTCCACCCGCATCCTGGCCCCGGCGAGCCGTTACGAGGAAGTGGTGGATATGGTGACCGCCACCATCGCTGCCGGGAAGCAGGGGGACCCGCTGGACCCCGGCACGGTGTTTGGTCCGTGTGCCACGGAATCGCAGTACCGGACCGTGCTGGAATATGTGGAGTCGGGACTGGCCGAAGGCGCCCGCGCCACCACCGGGGGCCGGGCGGCGGCCCTGGGCGGTGGGCTCGAGGGCGGGTACTTCGTGGAACCTACCGTGTTCGCCGACGTCACGCCGGACATGAGGATCTCCCGCGAGGAGATCTTCGGCCCGGTGATCTGCATCCTGAAGTACGACGACGCCGACGGCAGCGTTGATGAGGCGGTGGCGCTGGCGAACAACACCGAGTTCGGCCTGGGCGGGCTCGTGTTCGGGCAGGACCCGGCCGCGGCGCTGGCTGTGGCGGACCGGATGGACACAGGATCGGTGGGCATCAATTTCTTTGCCTCAAACCATGCCGCACCATTCGGCGGCCGGCACGACTCCGGCCTGGGCACCGAGTATGGCACCGAGGGCCTGAACGCCTACCTGAGCTACAAGTCGATCCACCGGAAGGTTTGACCGGGCGGCTCGACACGGTGACACCGGGGCCGCGGGACATGCCCTCCTCCGGCGCCCAGGGATGGGCATAAGCCCACTATGTCCATCGCTCAGGCGCAGCGCGGGGCATGTGCCAACGGGGCTGCGGGACATGCCCTCCTCCGGCGCCCAGGGATGGGCATAAGCCCACTATGTCCATCGCTCAGGCGCAGCGCGGGGCATGTGCCAACGGGGCCGCGGGACATGTCCGCTGCTGAGCGACAGCGCGGTGCATGTCCCCAGGGGCGCCGTGGCCAATGAGGGCCAGTCCTCAGCCGGACGGCTTGATGCCACGGATGGAGCCAAACACCGTGCGGTCTCAGTTCCGCGGAACCAGGGGCCACGGGACATGTCCTTCTCTGGTGCCAAGCAGTGGACATAAGCGCAATATGTTCCTTCCTGGGCCGCGCCGTGGAACATGTCCTGACCGGAAAGGGGACATGCTCATTGGTGGGCAACGCCGGGGAGCATGTTCGGGACAGGCAATCACTCTGTGGGGACATGCTCATTGCCTGGCAGCACCGGGGAGCATGTCCCGCGCGGGCATAGGCGCGGGCATGAGGGAAGGCGCGAGGGCGCCGGAGCCAGGCACTGTTGCGGTCCGCCACGCGCACCGGACCCCAAAGCCCGGCCTGAATACGGCCGGCCCTAGAATGGTCACAATGATGCCAGGACACATTACCGCAGCTCACGGAAAGAACGTGCTGAGCGTCAGCGCGGGCATCATCACATCGGTCTGGCAGCCCGGCTCCGTTGTCGACGTCCACGACGCCAAGGAGGCCATGCGGGCCGTCGAGCAGATCACCGGGGGAACCCCGATGCCAATGCTCTCTGAAATGACGGACGTGGAGATCAGCGCGGCCGCCAGATACGAGTTCGCCCAGACTGCAGGGGTCCTGGCGATTGCGGTGCTCGGATCCAGCACCGTGGATCGCGTAGTCGCGGCGGCAATGAAGCGGCACACCCGGTATCCCCACGAATTCTTCACGTCCAGGGACGACGCCATGGCATGGCTGAACAATTTCGCCGCCGGCGGCGGCAGCCGGCCCGAGGGCTATCCGGACGGCATCTCCGCCCTGACCTGACGGCCCTGACGTGACGGCCCTGACCTGACAGCCTCGGCCTGACAGCACCGGTGACGGTTACGCCTTATCAGCCGCGGCGGCCTCGGTTTCCTTGATCTGGAGATTGGTCGAAGCCCAGCTTGCCAGGAGCCGCAGAGCGTCCTCGGAAGCGGAACCGGGCTCGGCGTTGTAGACCAGCAGGGACAGCCCGGCGTCGGCCGAGATATCCAGTGCCTCGTACATCAGGTGGAGGTCCCCGACCACCGGGTGGCGGAGGTGCTTGAG from Arthrobacter sp. NicSoilB8 harbors:
- a CDS encoding aldehyde dehydrogenase family protein, translating into MTATHHAGTSGGAPAESQAGTKAGTKAGTPAGTPAGVPASGEAAEAPPSSAPAMAARAALTLPHTHVDSVFIDGAWTAARGTGRNPVTDPATGEVWGSVPDGTAEDVDAAVASARRAFEGEWPRLAPSERAAYLLRIAEEVEKRAEDLSLTNTRENGSPVSESSGAAANAAGIFRYFATLAGYLEREDVRAFPRGGGESVVRRDPIGVCALIAPWNFPINLVVIKLAPALLAGCTVVIKPASPTPLSLRVIIDAVAAAGVPAGVVNLVTGSGRLGDALVKHPGVDKVAFTGSTPVGRKIAAACGELLRPVTLELGGKSSAIVMPDADLDAMSKVLIRSSMRNTGQTCYISTRILAPASRYEEVVDMVTATIAAGKQGDPLDPGTVFGPCATESQYRTVLEYVESGLAEGARATTGGRAAALGGGLEGGYFVEPTVFADVTPDMRISREEIFGPVICILKYDDADGSVDEAVALANNTEFGLGGLVFGQDPAAALAVADRMDTGSVGINFFASNHAAPFGGRHDSGLGTEYGTEGLNAYLSYKSIHRKV
- a CDS encoding STAS/SEC14 domain-containing protein, with protein sequence MMPGHITAAHGKNVLSVSAGIITSVWQPGSVVDVHDAKEAMRAVEQITGGTPMPMLSEMTDVEISAAARYEFAQTAGVLAIAVLGSSTVDRVVAAAMKRHTRYPHEFFTSRDDAMAWLNNFAAGGGSRPEGYPDGISALT